The following are encoded together in the Labeo rohita strain BAU-BD-2019 chromosome 17, IGBB_LRoh.1.0, whole genome shotgun sequence genome:
- the LOC127180121 gene encoding NACHT, LRR and PYD domains-containing protein 3-like isoform X4, with protein sequence MSVHEKTEQVEEDDLQTHKAASPEPSCVSMKSEESIGKLRPRLSEAVTSDSEVKKRNVIRSVTPRLTVIRQKVKDQHKTSMKNKYERLFEGTKLETNQILLNRVYTQLYILEGESEGVNEEHEVLQMEKRPRTQDTPISCNDIFKPLHQPGPESKEKMRTVLTKGIAGIGKTVSVQKFILDWTEEKANQDVDFIFVLPFRELNLIKDHQYSLHRLLLDFHPELQDLESKIYEECKVVFIFDGLDESRITLMFSDDEKICDVNESSSVGVLMSNLIRGELLPSALIWITSRPAAANLIPSKCINRVTEIQGFKESQKEEYFRKRISDEHQANRIISHIRRSRSLNIMCHIPVFCWISATVLQKLLEQDDHAEIPQTLTEMYIHLLLTQVNIRNQKYDERNPEKLLKSNRDMIVKLAELAFKQLMKGNVMFYEEDLIESGIDVTDASVYSGICTEIFKGESVIHQRKVYCFIHRSFQEFLAALYLFYFYVVKNEESVTLFLHEGFQGNFLGSFLYELTVDKSIQSEDGHLNLFLRFLLGISLESNQRLLQDLLTHTVDSSEIIKRITQYIKDKIKDDEGLSADRCINLFLCLLEMKDQTLYREIEVFMKSESSSKNKLSSSQCSTIAYMLQISEEVLDRFDLKKYNTSDEGRRRLIPAVVNCRKALLGDCNLTGQCCKSLSSSLQSSNSLRELDLSRNNLQDSGVKLLFDGLKSSHCQLEILSLADCNLTGQCCENLSSCLQSSNSSLRELDLSHNNLRDSGVKLLSDGLKNSHCQLNILRLSGCMVTEEGCCFLGSALRSNPSHLRELDLSYNHPGQSLVKLLSDPNYRLDKLNVDHGGEIRITTGLQKYACDLTLDLETANSFLTLSEDNRKVTHVKEKQPYHRHLNRFESHQVLCNENLIERCYWEAEWSGKEVYVSVAYKGIKREGWSNDCLFGHNEKSWSLKCFKEGFAVCHNNKRTEIHAPSLSNRVGVYLNWSAGILSFYSVSDTRTLTHLYTFNSTFTEPLCAGFRFYDYDTSVSLCEIKHFQ encoded by the exons ATGAGTGTCCATGAAAAGACAGAGCAGGTGGAGGAGGATGATCTTCAGACACATAAAGCAGCATCTCCAgaacccagctgtgtgtctatgaagagtgagGAGTCCATCGGGAAACTCCGCCCTAGGCTCAGTGAAGCAGTGACCTCTGACTCTGA AGTGAAAAAGCGCAATGTGATCAGATCAGTGACGCCCCGTCTGACAGTCATCAGACAGAAAGTCAAAGACCAACACAAAACCAGCATGAAGAACAAGTATGAAAGATTATTTGAGGGAACCAAACTAGAAACTAATCAAATCCTCCTAAACAGGGTCTACACACAGCTCTACATCCTAGAAGGAGAGagtgaaggagtgaatgaagaacatgagGTATTACAGATGGAGAAAAGACCCAGAACACAAGACACTCCAATCTcctgcaatgacatctttaaacCCTTACATCAACCAGGACCTGAGAGTAAAGAAAAGATGAGGACTGTTCTTACTAAAGGCATTGCTGGAATTGGAAAAactgtctctgtgcagaagttcattttGGACTGGACAGAGGAAAAAGCCAATCAGGATGTAGATTTCATCTTTGTGCTTCCATTTCGAGAGCTGAACTTGATTAAAGATCACCAGTACAGTCTTCACAGACTTCTGCTGGACTTTCACCCTGAACTTCAAGATCTGGAATCAAAGATTTATGAGGAGtgtaaagttgtgttcatctttgatggtctggatgaaagcagaattacactgatgttttcagatgatgAGAAAATTTGTGATGTGAATGAGTCTTCATCAGTGGGTGTGTTGATGTCAAACCTCATCAGAGGAgagctgcttccctctgctctcatctggatcacctccagaccagcagcagccaatctGATCCCCTCAAAATGTATCAACCGTGTGACAGAAATACAGGGTTTCAAGGAGTctcagaaggaggaatattttAGGAAAAGAATCAGTGATGAGCATCAAGCCAACAGAATTATCTCACACATTAGAAGATCAAGAAGCCTCAACATCATGTGTCACATCcccgtcttctgctggatctcagccactgtGCTTCAGAAGCTCCTGGAACAAGATGACCATGCAGAAATCCctcaaactctgactgaaatgtacatccacCTCCTGCTAACTCAGGTCAACATAAGAAATCAGAAGTATGATGAGAGAAATCCAGAGAAACTCCTAAAGTCCAACAGGGACATGATTGTGAAACTTGCTGAACTggctttcaaacagctgatgaagggcaaTGTGATGTTCTATGAGGAGGACCTGATTGAGAGTGGCATAGACGTCACTGACgcctcagtgtattctgggatttgcactgagatcttTAAGGGGGAATCTGTGATTCATCAGAGGAAAGTCTACTGCTTCATTCATCGGAGTTTTCAGGAGTTTCTAGCTGCTTTGTATCTGTTTTACTTCTATGTAGTCAAAAATGAGGAATCAGTAACCTTGTTTCTACATGAAGGATTTCAGGGAAACTTTTTAGGAAGCTTTCTCTATGAACTAACAGTTGATAAATCCATACAGAGTGAAGATGGACACCTGAATCTTTTCCTGCGGTTCCTGTTGGGCATATCACTtgagtccaatcagagactcttacAGGATCTACTGACACACACAGTGGACAGCTCAGAGATCATCAAGAGAATCACACAGTACATCAAAGACAAAATCAAAGATGATGAAGGTCTATCAGCTGACAGATGCATCAATCTGTTTCTCTGTCTGCTGGAAATGAAGGATCAGACTCTGTACAGAGAGATTGAAGTGTTTATGAAATCAGAGAGTTCTTCAAAGAACAAACTCTCTTCATCTCAATGCTCAACAATTGCCTACATGCTTCAGATATCAGAGGAGGTGCTGGATAGGTTTGATCTGAAGAAATACAACACATCAGATGAGGGTAGAAGGAGACTGATACCAGCTGTGGTGAACTGCAGAAAAGCTCT ACTTGGCGACTGTAATCTCACTGGTCAGTGCTGTAAAAGTTTATCTTCATCTCTACAATCATCAAACTcactgagagagctggacctgagtcgCAATAACCTGCAGGATTCCGGAGTGAAGCTTCTGtttgatggactgaagagttcACACTGTCAGCTAGAGATACTGAG TCTTGCTGACTGTAATCTCACTGGTCAGTGCTGTGAAAATTTGTCTTCGTGTCTGCAATCATCAAACTCCTCattgagagagctggatctgagtcaCAATAACTTACgtgattcaggagtgaagctactctctgatggactgaagaattcacactgtcaactcaacatactgag ATtatctggctgtatggtgacagaggaagGCTGTTGTTTTCTGggttcagctctgagatcaaacccctcacacctgagagagctggatctgagctacaatcacccaggacaaTCATTAGTCAAGCTGCTCTCTGATCCAAACTACAGACTGGACAAACTCAA tgtggatcatggaggagagATTAGGATTACAACAGGACTACAAAAAT ATGCATGTGACCTTACACTGGATTTAGAGACAGCAAACTCTTTCCTAACTTTGTCTGAGGATAACAGAAAGGTGACGCATGTGAAAGAGAAGCAGCCGTATCATCGTCACCTAAACAGATTTGAGAGTCATCAGGTTCTGTGTAATGAAAATCTAATTgaacgctgttactgggaggctGAATGGAGCGGGAAGGAGGTTTATGTATCAGTGGCATACAAAGGAATCAAAAGGGAAGGATGGAGTAATGACTGTTTGTTTGGACACAATGAAAAGTCCTGGagtctgaaatgttttaaagaaggtTTTGCTGTCTGTCACAATAATAAGCGCACAGAAATACATGCCCCTTCACTCTCTAACAGAGTAGGAGTGTACCTGAACTGGTCGGCCGGCATTCTGTctttctacagcgtctctgacacacgcacactcacacacttataCACATTCAACAGCACATTCACTGAACCCCTCTGTGCTGGATTTAGGTTTTATGATTACGATACCTCAGTATCTCTGTGTGAGATCaaacattttcaataa
- the LOC127180121 gene encoding NACHT, LRR and PYD domains-containing protein 3-like isoform X2 has protein sequence MSVHEKTEQVEEDDLQTHKAASPEPSCVSMKSEESIGKLRPRLSEAVTSDSDTPASRKRKKTEKEIEPSGRVKKRNVIRSVTPRLTVIRQKVKDQHKTSMKNKYERLFEGTKLETNQILLNRVYTQLYILEGESEGVNEEHEVLQMEKRPRTQDTPISCNDIFKPLHQPGPESKEKMRTVLTKGIAGIGKTVSVQKFILDWTEEKANQDVDFIFVLPFRELNLIKDHQYSLHRLLLDFHPELQDLESKIYEECKVVFIFDGLDESRITLMFSDDEKICDVNESSSVGVLMSNLIRGELLPSALIWITSRPAAANLIPSKCINRVTEIQGFKESQKEEYFRKRISDEHQANRIISHIRRSRSLNIMCHIPVFCWISATVLQKLLEQDDHAEIPQTLTEMYIHLLLTQVNIRNQKYDERNPEKLLKSNRDMIVKLAELAFKQLMKGNVMFYEEDLIESGIDVTDASVYSGICTEIFKGESVIHQRKVYCFIHRSFQEFLAALYLFYFYVVKNEESVTLFLHEGFQGNFLGSFLYELTVDKSIQSEDGHLNLFLRFLLGISLESNQRLLQDLLTHTVDSSEIIKRITQYIKDKIKDDEGLSADRCINLFLCLLEMKDQTLYREIEVFMKSESSSKNKLSSSQCSTIAYMLQISEEVLDRFDLKKYNTSDEGRRRLIPAVVNCRKALLGDCNLTGQCCKSLSSSLQSSNSLRELDLSRNNLQDSGVKLLFDGLKSSHCQLEILSLADCNLTGQCCENLSSCLQSSNSSLRELDLSHNNLRDSGVKLLSDGLKNSHCQLNILRLSGCMVTEEGCCFLGSALRSNPSHLRELDLSYNHPGQSLVKLLSDPNYRLDKLNVDHGGEIRITTGLQKYACDLTLDLETANSFLTLSEDNRKVTHVKEKQPYHRHLNRFESHQVLCNENLIERCYWEAEWSGKEVYVSVAYKGIKREGWSNDCLFGHNEKSWSLKCFKEGFAVCHNNKRTEIHAPSLSNRVGVYLNWSAGILSFYSVSDTRTLTHLYTFNSTFTEPLCAGFRFYDYDTSVSLCEIKHFQ, from the exons ATGAGTGTCCATGAAAAGACAGAGCAGGTGGAGGAGGATGATCTTCAGACACATAAAGCAGCATCTCCAgaacccagctgtgtgtctatgaagagtgagGAGTCCATCGGGAAACTCCGCCCTAGGCTCAGTGAAGCAGTGACCTCTGACTCTGA CACACCTGCAAGTcgaaagaggaaaaaaacagaaaaggagATAGAACCTTCTGGAag AGTGAAAAAGCGCAATGTGATCAGATCAGTGACGCCCCGTCTGACAGTCATCAGACAGAAAGTCAAAGACCAACACAAAACCAGCATGAAGAACAAGTATGAAAGATTATTTGAGGGAACCAAACTAGAAACTAATCAAATCCTCCTAAACAGGGTCTACACACAGCTCTACATCCTAGAAGGAGAGagtgaaggagtgaatgaagaacatgagGTATTACAGATGGAGAAAAGACCCAGAACACAAGACACTCCAATCTcctgcaatgacatctttaaacCCTTACATCAACCAGGACCTGAGAGTAAAGAAAAGATGAGGACTGTTCTTACTAAAGGCATTGCTGGAATTGGAAAAactgtctctgtgcagaagttcattttGGACTGGACAGAGGAAAAAGCCAATCAGGATGTAGATTTCATCTTTGTGCTTCCATTTCGAGAGCTGAACTTGATTAAAGATCACCAGTACAGTCTTCACAGACTTCTGCTGGACTTTCACCCTGAACTTCAAGATCTGGAATCAAAGATTTATGAGGAGtgtaaagttgtgttcatctttgatggtctggatgaaagcagaattacactgatgttttcagatgatgAGAAAATTTGTGATGTGAATGAGTCTTCATCAGTGGGTGTGTTGATGTCAAACCTCATCAGAGGAgagctgcttccctctgctctcatctggatcacctccagaccagcagcagccaatctGATCCCCTCAAAATGTATCAACCGTGTGACAGAAATACAGGGTTTCAAGGAGTctcagaaggaggaatattttAGGAAAAGAATCAGTGATGAGCATCAAGCCAACAGAATTATCTCACACATTAGAAGATCAAGAAGCCTCAACATCATGTGTCACATCcccgtcttctgctggatctcagccactgtGCTTCAGAAGCTCCTGGAACAAGATGACCATGCAGAAATCCctcaaactctgactgaaatgtacatccacCTCCTGCTAACTCAGGTCAACATAAGAAATCAGAAGTATGATGAGAGAAATCCAGAGAAACTCCTAAAGTCCAACAGGGACATGATTGTGAAACTTGCTGAACTggctttcaaacagctgatgaagggcaaTGTGATGTTCTATGAGGAGGACCTGATTGAGAGTGGCATAGACGTCACTGACgcctcagtgtattctgggatttgcactgagatcttTAAGGGGGAATCTGTGATTCATCAGAGGAAAGTCTACTGCTTCATTCATCGGAGTTTTCAGGAGTTTCTAGCTGCTTTGTATCTGTTTTACTTCTATGTAGTCAAAAATGAGGAATCAGTAACCTTGTTTCTACATGAAGGATTTCAGGGAAACTTTTTAGGAAGCTTTCTCTATGAACTAACAGTTGATAAATCCATACAGAGTGAAGATGGACACCTGAATCTTTTCCTGCGGTTCCTGTTGGGCATATCACTtgagtccaatcagagactcttacAGGATCTACTGACACACACAGTGGACAGCTCAGAGATCATCAAGAGAATCACACAGTACATCAAAGACAAAATCAAAGATGATGAAGGTCTATCAGCTGACAGATGCATCAATCTGTTTCTCTGTCTGCTGGAAATGAAGGATCAGACTCTGTACAGAGAGATTGAAGTGTTTATGAAATCAGAGAGTTCTTCAAAGAACAAACTCTCTTCATCTCAATGCTCAACAATTGCCTACATGCTTCAGATATCAGAGGAGGTGCTGGATAGGTTTGATCTGAAGAAATACAACACATCAGATGAGGGTAGAAGGAGACTGATACCAGCTGTGGTGAACTGCAGAAAAGCTCT ACTTGGCGACTGTAATCTCACTGGTCAGTGCTGTAAAAGTTTATCTTCATCTCTACAATCATCAAACTcactgagagagctggacctgagtcgCAATAACCTGCAGGATTCCGGAGTGAAGCTTCTGtttgatggactgaagagttcACACTGTCAGCTAGAGATACTGAG TCTTGCTGACTGTAATCTCACTGGTCAGTGCTGTGAAAATTTGTCTTCGTGTCTGCAATCATCAAACTCCTCattgagagagctggatctgagtcaCAATAACTTACgtgattcaggagtgaagctactctctgatggactgaagaattcacactgtcaactcaacatactgag ATtatctggctgtatggtgacagaggaagGCTGTTGTTTTCTGggttcagctctgagatcaaacccctcacacctgagagagctggatctgagctacaatcacccaggacaaTCATTAGTCAAGCTGCTCTCTGATCCAAACTACAGACTGGACAAACTCAA tgtggatcatggaggagagATTAGGATTACAACAGGACTACAAAAAT ATGCATGTGACCTTACACTGGATTTAGAGACAGCAAACTCTTTCCTAACTTTGTCTGAGGATAACAGAAAGGTGACGCATGTGAAAGAGAAGCAGCCGTATCATCGTCACCTAAACAGATTTGAGAGTCATCAGGTTCTGTGTAATGAAAATCTAATTgaacgctgttactgggaggctGAATGGAGCGGGAAGGAGGTTTATGTATCAGTGGCATACAAAGGAATCAAAAGGGAAGGATGGAGTAATGACTGTTTGTTTGGACACAATGAAAAGTCCTGGagtctgaaatgttttaaagaaggtTTTGCTGTCTGTCACAATAATAAGCGCACAGAAATACATGCCCCTTCACTCTCTAACAGAGTAGGAGTGTACCTGAACTGGTCGGCCGGCATTCTGTctttctacagcgtctctgacacacgcacactcacacacttataCACATTCAACAGCACATTCACTGAACCCCTCTGTGCTGGATTTAGGTTTTATGATTACGATACCTCAGTATCTCTGTGTGAGATCaaacattttcaataa